The following are encoded in a window of Dictyostelium discoideum AX4 chromosome 6 chromosome, whole genome shotgun sequence genomic DNA:
- the xpo7 gene encoding RAN binding protein 16, with translation MSIQSEQDFFKFEELCKDFYLKPEETIKIDDILHQYFLNPNFLIEYKQILSFTKNSYVVAQVIRGLIKCVTSFWTSLTPNQKNDMSKSIEHHCIGLRILKDIISEFNEYIGEHLTVLQHRNISISLRDNILLDIFCISLESLNYALANSMDEKFKSIKELALDLSYSCLSFDFIKTTSIDSSEEILTVQIPSQWKSTFDENNPLELFFKIYKQYHSTKSLECILQIVSIRRSFFTTEDERVKFLASIVQYTTEILKSNIGFNEPNNHLVFSRVIERLKTNYHLNNLVTVVGYNDWISNLSTFTIDTLKNPQFSPNSIYFLLTLWAKLVSSIIYVKGDPSKTYLEKYSPIIMESFINSKIDNSYSDEEDEHLMDYEKMVEILEGIPHLGRITYQATCRQIILLFDSISSKFLNETNPTQLEVYERQCAWLVYIIGCLILGRTSINSSEEHDKIDGELSVRVFILIGYNDKKLSAESNTQYQYRTSRISLELSFIYFMQNFRRIYIGENSISSSKIYQRISELSGPTDHTSVLFSIVQKIGFNFKYWAENDEIIKKSLDMFWESVNGHSTSKMLIDNKITKDILKTHSSQVFPFLEKNSNPRNRTSLYKTIGKLLFTDENMGFFDEFIAPFDDTIKHLLNISTPEQFRTEEIKRKVIGLLRDLRGIITSANSKRSYLLFFEWIHLNFSEVLIKIINVWVDSPEVTTSLLKFISEFVFNRQSRLIFDSSSANGFIIFRDTSKILVSYASLILKANISKQDLYKFKIKGIQTSMLLFTRCLVGGYCNFGVFELYGDPSFTSAIDYIFQLCLSVSLDELMSFPKASKAYVTMLEALCLGHTLSIIQLNQQYFIHIMKSLHRCLDSQDVTMSSSSCTSIEKIITVCYYHLKKKNSQCLQAIHQNFFSNSNILYEIIDKIISIIIYEDNFNQFMFSKLLLTCIIFHQDTFTTLKQKYIHSFNSQCPEKVEKAFVQLMENTLDNLETKNKDKFTSNVSIFRKEMKLISSSTGRYL, from the exons aTGTCAATTCAAAGTGAACaggatttctttaaatttgaagaattaTGTAAAGATTTCTATTTGAAACCAGAAGagacaattaaaattgatgatattCTTCATCAATACTTTTTAAATCCAAACTTTTTAATAGAGTATAAACAAATTCTTTCATTCACTAAAAACTCTTATGTAGTTGCTCAAGTAATTAGAGGTTTAATTAAATGTGTCACTTCATTTTGGACTAGTTTAAcaccaaatcaaaaaaatgatatgagt aaATCAATTGAACATCATTGTATAGGATTAAgaatattaaaagatattatttcAGAGTTTAATGAATACATAGGAGAGCATCTTACAGTATTACAACATAGAAATATATCTATATCATTAAGagataatatattattagatATATTTTGTATATCATTAGAATCTTTAAATTATGCATTAGCAAATTCAATGGATGAAAaat ttaaAAGTATTAAAGAATTAGCATTAGATTTAAGTTATTCATGTTTATCATTCGATTTTATAAAGACAACTAGTATTGATTCATCAGAAGAGATTTTAACAGTTCAAATACCATCACAATGGAAATCAAcatttgatgaaaataatccattagaattattttttaaaatttataaacaatATCATTCAACTAAATCATTGGAATGTATATTACAAATTGTATCAATTCGTAGATCATTCTTTACTACAGAGGATGAAAGAGTTAAATTCTTGGCAAGTATAGTTCAATATACAACGGAAATacttaaatcaaatattggTTTCAATGAACCAAATAATCATTTAGTATTTTCACGTGTAATTGAAagattaaaaacaaattatcatttaaataatttagtaaCTGTTGTTGGTTATAATGATTGGATTTCAAATCTTTCAACATTTACAATTGATACTTTAAAAAATCCACAA ttTTCACCAAatagtatttattttttattaacattatGGGCAAAATTAGtatcatcaattatttatGTTAAAGGTGATCCAAGTAAGACATATTTAGAAAAGTATTCACCAATTATAATGgaatcatttataaatagtAAGATTGATAATAGTTATTCAGATGAAGAGGATGAACATTTGATGGATTATGAAAAGATGGTGGAGATATTGGAAGGTATACCACATTTGGGTAGAATTACTTATCAAGCAACTTGTAGACAAATCATATTGTTATTCGATAGTATTTCaagtaagtttttaaatgaaaccAATCCAACTCAATTGGAAGTTTATGAAAGACAATGTGCATGGTTAGTTTATATCATTGGTTGTTTAATTCTCGGTAGAACCAGTATCAATTCATCAGAGGAGCATGATAAAATCGATGGTGAGCTATCGGTTAGAGTATTCATATTGATTGGGTATAACGATAAGAAGTTATCGGCCGAGAGTAATACTCAATATCAGTATCGTACGAGTAGGATCTCATTGGAGTtgagttttatttatttcatgcAAAACTTTAGAAGAATTTACATTGGTGAGAATTCAATATCGTCAAGTAAAATCTATCAGAGAATATCCGAGCTAAGTGGTCCAACCGATCATACTTCAGTATTGTTTTCAATTGTTCAAAAGATtggtttcaattttaaatattgggCAGAGAATgatgaaataataaagaaaagtCTTGACATGTTTTGGGAATCTGTCAATGGTCATTCCACTTCGAAAATGTTAATCGATAATAAAATCACTAAAGATATCTTAAAAACTCATAGTTCTCAAGTTTTCCCTTTTCTTGAAAAGAATTCAAATCCAAGAAATAGAACTTCCCTTTATAAAActattggtaaattattattcacTGATGAAAATATGGGTTTCTTTGATGAATTCATTGCTCCATTCGATGATACAATTAAACAtctattaaatatttcaacaCCTGAACAATTTAGAactgaagaaattaaaaggaAAGTTATTGGTTTATTAAGAGATTTAAGAGGTATAATTACTTCTGCAAATAGTAAAAGatcttatttattattttttgaatggat tcatttaaatttttcagaagttttaattaaaattataaatgttTGGGTTGATTCACCAGAGGTTAcaacatcattattaaaatttatatcaGAATTTGTATTTAACAGACAGAGTagattaatatttgataGTTCATCAGCTAATGGATTCATAATCTTTAGAGATACAAGTAAGATATTAGTTTCATATGCATCATTAATTCTAAAGGCAAATATATCAAAACAAGACCTTTACAAATTTAAGATCAAAGGTATTCAAACAtcaatgttattatttacacGTTGTTTAGTTGGTGGTTATTGTAATTTTGGTGTATTTGAACTCTATGGTGATCCATCATTCACTAGTGCAATCGATTATATCTTTCAATTGTGTTTATCAGTTTCATTGGATGAATTAATGAGTTTTCCAAAGGCTTCAAAAGCTTATGTTACAATGTTGGAAGCATTATGTTTGGGTCATACCTTGTCAAtcattcaattgaatcaacaATACTTTATTCACATTATGAAATCACTTCATAGATGTTTGGATAGTCAAGATGTTACAATGTCAAGTTCGTCATGTACTTCCATCGAAAAGATTATCACCGtttgttattatcatttgaagaaaaagaattcaCAATGTCTTCAAGCAATTCATCAAAACTTTTTCAGTAATTCTAATATCCTCTATGAAATCATCGATAAAATCATCTCTATCATCATCTATGAagataattttaatcaattcaTGTTCTCaaagttattattaacttGTATCATCTTTCATCAAGATACTTTCACCACactaaaacaaaaatatattCATTCCTTTAATTCACAATGTCctgaaaaagttgaaaaagcTTTTGTTCAATTAATGGAAAATACTCTTGATAATTTagaaactaaaaataaagataaattcACTTCAAATGTTTCTATCTTTAGaaaagaaatgaaattaattagttCTTCAACTGGTaggtatttataa
- the alg11 gene encoding hypothetical protein: protein MDELIMMVFVLFTIVLLLTVSMTLAALISTIVVLVVPLIICIIALLIALRIKYGSKKDLSEVSIGFFHPYCTAGGGGERVLWCAIKSIQEEYPYVRCVVYTGDKESDDEIFNKVKKTFDIELGRDNLEFIRLKKRKWVEASTYPRFTLIGQSLGSMILGWEALTKFVPTIFLDSMGYAFTFPIFSLIGGSTVACYVHYPTISSDMISSVKSSSYSFNNDVSISSNKFKTISKLIYYNIFSKIYQIVGSFSKLVMVNGTWTGNHIRDIWKKQFGYDLFIVYPPVDVKGRKQLKLGWMDGTRKNMILSIAQFRPEKNHQLQLRTLAHLLEKYPSHREQPLNTKLVLVGGVRDQADRDRVEQLRNLSKELNIEDHVEFQIGISSDQLNQLLSEASVGIHTMYNEHFGIGVVELMAAGVIPVANNSAGPKEDIVRHEDTGFLASTIQEYAEYIHEILAYREKYVEMQKKARDSTDRFSESNFSNQFLKYIKPLINQSLRNNNSSSKKRN from the exons atGGAcgaattaataatgatggtttTTGTGTTATTCacaatagtattattattaacagtTTCAATGACATTGGCAGCATTAATTTCAACCATTGTGGTATTAGTTGTaccattaattatttgtataataGCATTATTAATTGCATTAAGAATTAAATATGGTAGTAAAAAAGATCTAAGTGAAGTTTCAATAGGATTTTTCCATCCATATTG taCTGCAGGTGGAGGTGGTGAAAGAGTATTATGGTGtgcaattaaatcaattcaagAAGAATATCCATATGTTAGATGTGTTGTATATACAGGTGATAAAGAGAGTGAtgatgaaatatttaataaagtaaAGAAAACATTTGATATAGAATTGGGTAGAGataatttagaatttattagattgaaaaaaagaaaatgggTAGAAGCATCAACATACCCAAGATTTACATTAATTGGACAAAGTTTAGGATCAATGATATTAGGTTGGGAAGCATTAACCAAATTTGTTCCAACCATTTTCTTGGATTCAATGGGTTATGCATTCACATTcccaatattttcattaattggtGGTTCAACTGTTGCATGTTATGTTCATTATCCAACAATTAGTAGTGATATGATCTCTTCTgttaaatcatcatcatattcttttaataatgatgtttcaatttcttcaaataaatttaaaactatttcaaaattaat atattataatatattttcaaaaatttatcaaattgttggtagtttttcaaaattagtaATGGTAAATGGAACATGGACAGGCAATCATATTAGAGATATTTGGAAGAAACAATTTGgatatgatttatttatagtttaTCCACCAGTCGATGTTAAAGGTagaaaacaattgaaattgggTTGGATGGATGGTACTAGAAAGAATATGATATTGTCGATTGCACAATTTAGACCAGAAAAGAATCACCAATTACAATTGAGAACATTGGCTCATCTATTGGAGAAATATCCATCACATAGAGAACAACCATTGAATACCAAATTAGTATTGGTAGGTGGTGTTCGTGATCAAGCCGATCGTGATAGAGTTGAACAATTACGTAACCtttcaaaagaattaaatattgaagatCATGTTGAATTCCAAATTGGTATTAGCTCAGATCAACTTAATCAACTATTAAGTGAAGCATCAGTTGGTATACATACAATGTATAATGAACATTTTGGTATTGGTGTAGTGGAATTAATGGCTGCTGGTGTTATACCAGTTGCAAACAATAGTGCAGGTCCAAAAGAAGATATTGTACGTCATGAAGATACTGGTTTCTTAGCTTCAACCATTCAAGAGTATGCTGAATACATTCATGAAATTTTAGCATATCGTGAAAAATATGTTGAAATGCAAAAGAAAGCCAGAGATTCAACTGACCGTTTCTCTGaatcaaatttttcaaatcaatttttaaaatatattaaaccattaattaatcaaagtttaagaaataataatagtagtagtaaaaaaagaaattaa
- a CDS encoding hypothetical protein (MGC68498 protein): MLKGKTIFITGASRGIGEAIAIAAGKEGANVVIAAKTADPHPKLKGTIFSVQKAVEDAGGKCLACSVDIRFEDQIEDAVKKAVEKFGGIDILINNASAISLTGTLETNSKKFDLMMGVNTRGTYLTTQKCLPYLLKSKTAHVINLSPPLNMDKKWFANHPAYTMAKYGMSMCVLGMAEEFKGKVAFNALWPKTAIYTAAMEMLGGSDVGKQCRTVDILSDSVMWILKQPITTTGNFFIDEYCVKQAGITDLEKYSIVKGAKLMNDFFLEDDVDYSILPTPKL; encoded by the exons ATGTTAAAAGGCAAAACTATTTTCATTACAGGTGCTTCAAGAGGTATTGGTGAAGCAATTGCAATCGC cgCAGGTAAAGAAGGAGCAAATGTAGTAATTGCAGCAAAAACAGCAGATCCACACCCAAAATTAAAGGGTACAATTTTTTCAGTACAAAAAGCAGTAGAAGACGCTGGTGGTAAATGTCTTGCATGCTCTGTGGATATTAGATTTGAAGATCAAATTGAAGATGCTGTTAAAAAAGCAGTTGAAAAATTTGGTggtattgatattttaattaataatgctTCTGCAATCTCTTTAACTGGTACATTGGaaacaaattcaaagaaatttgatttaatg atgggTGTTAATACACGTGGTACATATTTAACAACACAAAAATGTTTaccatatttattaaaatcaaaaacagcTCATGTTATCAAtttatcaccaccattaaATATGGATAAGAAATGGTTTGCAAATCATCCAGCTTATACAATGGCAAAATATGGTATGTCAATGTGCGTGTTAGGTATGGCTGAAGAGTTTAAGGGTAAAGTTGCATTCAATGCACTTTGGCCAAAAACTGCTATCTACACTGCTGCCATGGAAATGTTAGGTGGTTCTGATGTTGGTAAACAATGTAGAACCGTAGATATCTTATCAGATTCTGTAATGTGGATACTCAAACAACCAATCACAACAACTGGTAATTTCTTTATCGATGAATATTGTGTTAAACAAGCTGGTATCACCGATTTAGAAAAATACTCTATCGTAAAAGGTGcaaaattaatgaatgatttctttttagaAGATGATGTagattattcaattttaccaactccaaaattgtaa